TCTTCCTCTGAGTAAGCGATTTACTCTAAATTTAGGTTCTCTGCTTAAATATAAAGCATATTATTCAAAGTTATATAGATAATTTTGTTTAAATATTATAAAATAATTTTTATAATGTAAAAGAACCAATAATATAATATGAATTATATGAGTCAAAGGTGTATAAAAAAAGCAGAATAACTATATTAGTTTGTATATTGTTATCATTATTTGTAACAATACTTTTATGGCTAACTTACAGAATAGCTTTGCCAATAAAAGTTTATTAGTAGGAGTGTATAGTATCAGCATTTATGATACCTTTGTTTATAGCAGAAATGCTATCATTTTATCCTATTCTAGGGAAAGCAATATATATGACATAAACTACTAGAAATATTACAAACCTGAAACTTCCAAGTGCTTCGCTAAATTATCTATTATTGATATGACAAAATAAATGCTAAACAATTATACAAAAGAGGAATTATTTAATTTATGCAAGGAGGATTATTATGAGTAAAATATTAGGCATAGTTGGAGGAATGGGACCATTAGCTACTTCAATATTATATAAAAAAATCATATATTTCACAGACGCAAAAATAGATCAGGAGCATTTAAATATATTAATTAATAATAATGCTGCTATACCAGATAGAACAGAATATATATTAGGAAAAGGAGAAAGTCCGCTAAAAAGTCTTATAGAAACTTCACAAAACTTAGAAAAAGCTGGAGCTGATTATTTGATAATGCCATGCAATACAGCACATTATTTTTATGATCAAATTGTTTCAGAAATAAATATACCTTTCTTAAATATGATTGAAGAAACAGCAGAGTACGTAATAAGTAATTGGAAAATTGATAAAGTTGGATTACTTGCAACAAAAGGTACATACATTTCAAAAGTATATGATGATATATTCGAAAGATATAATATTGAAATAGTAAAGCCAAATCAAGAAAATACAGAGAAAATTATGAAATTTATATACAATATAAAAGCAGGACGAGAAGATATCGAATTAGATAGTTTTTATAATGCAAAATTAGAACTAGAAGAAAAAGGTGTAGATGTATTTATTTTAGGATGTACAGAATTGTCTACAGCATATGATTTATTTGATATAAAAGGTCAATTCGTAGACCCTTTAGAGATAATTGCAAAAAAAGCTATAGCTTTCGGAGGTAAAAAAATCAAGTAAAATAGACCTATATTAGTTGAATATTTGAGTTAACTATGTGCGATTCAAATAAGGCAAACTAACCTATGCAAAATTCAATAAAGATTATAAATCTGATATGAGTTAATGGAGGGTTTTTATGAAAAATCAAAAAAGAATTCGTGATTATGGTGTGACTATTGGAAACATGAAAGTCGGTGAAAGAAATGCAATTACTGATGTTGATGGAGTACTAGTTGGACATTGTACACTTAATGATAATAATATAAAAACAGGTGTTACTGCATTATTACCGCATAAGAATAATATTTTTAAGGACAAGCTAATCGCTGGAAGCTGTATAATTAATGGATTTGGGAAAACTACAGGTTTAATACAGCTTAATGAGTTGGGAACCCTAGAAACTCCAATAATACTAACTAATACATTAAGCGTAGGTACTGCTTATGAAGCTCTTGTTGAGTACATGCTTAAAGAAAATAAAGATATAGGCAGTACAACTGGAACTGTTAATCCAATAATATGTGAGTGTAATGATGGAATATTAAACGATATAAGAGGGTTGCATGTTAAAAAAGAACATGTTTTTGAAGCATTAAAAAATGTTAGTGAAGAATTTGAAGAAGGTGCAGTAGGTGCAGGAACTGGAATGTGTTGTTTAGGTTTAAAAGGAGGGATAGGTACAGCTTCTAGAGTTTTTGAAATAGAAAAAGAAAAATTTACAATGGGAGCCTTAGTACTTGCTAATTTTGGTGAAGGTAAAAGATTAACTATAGATGGCAAAAAAACTGGTGTTGTAATTGAAAAGTTGCTTAAAGAAAATAATAATGAGATTGACAAAGGATCTATAATTATGATTTTAGCGACTGATTTACCACTGAGCAGTAGGCAATTAAACAGAATATGTAAAAGAGCTAGTGTTGGTTTAGGTAGAGTAGGTTCATATTATGGAAATGGAAGCGGAGACATTGTTATTGGATTTTCAACAGCAAATATAATCAAACATTATGAAGAAACAGCAAGTGTAAATATAAAAATATTAAATGAAAATAAAATAGACAGTGCTTTTAAAGCAGCTGCCGAATGTGTAGAAGAGGCTATTCTAAATGCACTAATATGTGCTGATACAACTATTGGACGAGATAAGAAAGAGAGAAAATCATTGAAAGAATTCATTGAAAAAATATAAATTAAAATAATACAGAGGAATTAAAATTCAATAATTTGAATTATATAATCAAAGTAAGGAGCAAAATCTTCGATTATATTTTGGTAATAATGTGATTTTATAGAAAAAGCTTTAAAGGAAATTATAGCTCTTACAATTTTAAAATGTTTATAATTTTCTATAGATTAAAAAAAGCTGGGTCGATTTAACCCAGCTTTTAGAATTCAAAGATATTATTCAGCTACTACTGTTATCTCATTAGATACTCCTAAGTTATTAGCATAATCTAAAACTAAAACTCTTACATTATGCTCACCACTATCAAGTTCATTGATGTTAAACTGACCAGTATCATTTCTTTGAAGTATTGCACCATTTTCAAATAGAATATATTCGTAAATTGAAATACCTTCATCAGTTGCATCAGTTGTCAATATACCAGTTTCTTGGCTAAAATCTAAATTATTGATAACTGGAGCTACTGTATCTACATAAATTGGGAATGTATTAGTATTCCATCTAGCATCTGGGTAATCTATAACAGTTTTAACTTGAAGATAATATTGACCATCAGGAACAACTTCACCATCTATTGTACCATCCCACATCCATGCAGGCTCAAAATAATACATGTCTGCTGAGCTACCATCACAGTAACTTTTTGGTATGCAATCTTCATCAACAAAATCTAATATTTTAGTATCATTAGCATCTAATATATCCATATCTATATATCTAGCATTTCTTAGAAGAGATAATAATGGTAACATATTGTCATATGCGTCATCTCCATTAGGTGAGAATGCAATTTTAGAAGAGTCAAATGAGCCATCAGTTTTTTCTCCTAGATAGAAAAGATCATCACCATAAGTTCCTAATATACCTGCTGCACCATAAAATGATTCTTCATCATATAAAGTACCATCAAGTATAGGAGCTTGATCCCAATCACCGTAGAATCCACAATATGGTATAGAAAGATCATTATTACCGTTGTCAGATAAAATGTCTTTAAACTGTACGAATCCTTCTACAAATGCACCATTTTCGAATAATTCGTCAAGAGTTGCATCTGATACTAGAGCTTTTGCATCATCTAAGTCAATTGATACTTTTACGTCAACGCTACCTTTTATTGGAACAAATATTAGATTTTCAAAACAATCTAAGTCACATCTGCTTTCAAATTCAGCTTTAGTCATATTTTTAATATTGGCTTCATCTTCAATATTTATCATTTCTTTGATTTCGTTTAATTCATTAAAGTTATATTCAATGTTATTCTCATTAGATAGCTTATTAATGTTATTAAACATATTAAAGAAGTTATATTTAAATTTGAACTTAATAGGAGTTTCATTATCTTCATTAACGATAGGTTGAGGTTTACCCAAAATAAAACCTTCATCAACTAAATCTGTAGCAACAGTTCCAGATACTTTGTAGAATAATGGTCTATAAGTAAGGTTTTTAACTTTAACTGTAAAATTAATACTATTATCTACTTCATTAAGTGCAACTTTGCTCATATTAGTTAATTTGTCAACAACTATTGCATCAGCAGTTGTTGCTTTATAAAGATCCATAACTCCTGCACCCTGTCTTCTTGGTGAAGTATATTCAGATACATCATCTGTAATAGGTTCTAAAACAGGATTAGCTGTAGACATCATTAGGTTCTTAACCATTTCAACCTTTTGAGCACCTTGTAACTCTGGGAATTTCTCTTCTACAAATTGTAATACTAATGCACTACCACCTGCAACGTGTGGAGAAGCCATAGATGTTCCACTCATCATTTGATATCCGTTATTTTGATCAGTTGATATGATACTTCCACCTGGAGCAGTAATTTCTGGCTTGAATACTAGATTTGGAGCAAGTCCCCATGAACTAAAGTCAGATAGGTAACCAGAAGTAGGACTTAGATTCTTTTCAATAAATTCTACGTTTATATTTATAGTTCCATCTGCCAATAGTTCTTCTAATGCAAGCCCTTCTTCTTTAGAAATCATTGCGAAAGGTATTTCCCATCCACCTTGGTTTTTATAGAAAGTAGATAAACCGTGATCATATACTAAAATACCTATAGCACCTTTTTGTGAAGCCCATGCAGTTTTATCTCTAAATGAATAAGAACCTCTACTAACTAATACTACTTTGCCAGTAACATCTATTCCTTCATAATCTTCTAAAGCACCTAGCTTAGAACCACCAATAGCAGTTAATTCTAAACCTGTAGTTGATGATAATCTATCAGCCCAATCATCTATACCATAACCAACTATATCATTAGCAATGCCAGGAGCTTGTATACCATGTTTATATAAATAAATAACATTATCAGAAGATGCAACTTGGAAAGATTCAAAAGTTGTTCCAGGAGAACCTACAACACCTATGTCTGGGTTTTTTGCTAATGGATCAAAAGGAGAACCAAATTTTTCAGAGTTTCCTCCTGAAATAGCTACTACAAGACCATTATCAACTGCTCTTTTTACAGCTTGTTGTTCAGGATCGTCAGGCTTAACAAAACCAGCTGTAGAACCTAAACTCATATTAATAACATCTGCACCCATTAATATTGAATCGTCTATAGCTTCAATATATATGTCACTCCAAGTGTAAGCTATATCACCATTACCAAATACTTTCATAGCAAGTAATTGTGCTTCTGGTGCAACACCTTTTATTCCACCATTTTCTTCATCACCATTAGCAGCAGCAGTACCTGCTACATGCATACCATGTCTGGAAGCATTTGGACCTAAATCTAATATTTCTAGATCATTATCAAAGTAATTATATCCATAAGGAACTTTATCGGTACGCCATGTTCCAGCTAAACCTAAGCTTTCAAT
Above is a genomic segment from Abyssisolibacter fermentans containing:
- a CDS encoding aspartate/glutamate racemase family protein, giving the protein MSKILGIVGGMGPLATSILYKKIIYFTDAKIDQEHLNILINNNAAIPDRTEYILGKGESPLKSLIETSQNLEKAGADYLIMPCNTAHYFYDQIVSEINIPFLNMIEETAEYVISNWKIDKVGLLATKGTYISKVYDDIFERYNIEIVKPNQENTEKIMKFIYNIKAGREDIELDSFYNAKLELEEKGVDVFILGCTELSTAYDLFDIKGQFVDPLEIIAKKAIAFGGKKIK
- a CDS encoding P1 family peptidase, with the translated sequence MKNQKRIRDYGVTIGNMKVGERNAITDVDGVLVGHCTLNDNNIKTGVTALLPHKNNIFKDKLIAGSCIINGFGKTTGLIQLNELGTLETPIILTNTLSVGTAYEALVEYMLKENKDIGSTTGTVNPIICECNDGILNDIRGLHVKKEHVFEALKNVSEEFEEGAVGAGTGMCCLGLKGGIGTASRVFEIEKEKFTMGALVLANFGEGKRLTIDGKKTGVVIEKLLKENNNEIDKGSIIMILATDLPLSSRQLNRICKRASVGLGRVGSYYGNGSGDIVIGFSTANIIKHYEETASVNIKILNENKIDSAFKAAAECVEEAILNALICADTTIGRDKKERKSLKEFIEKI
- a CDS encoding S8 family serine peptidase, which translates into the protein MKKLFSIMLVLTLVLSSFSMAFAAPELNYMENKKSISLDERIQGLNDSDQIRIIVELTEEPLISHATDNNKKVSELDNNTIQSMTKTIQNEQNTLTNTLSSKNIKVKVHKTFTNIFNGFSCTTTLKEAKELEKLSGVKKVYVANKYNRPEPEMHESLGTIEARLVWENLGYTGEGKVISIIDSGIDPSHQDMVLSNPENKKLDQAFIESLGLAGTWRTDKVPYGYNYFDNDLEILDLGPNASRHGMHVAGTAAANGDEENGGIKGVAPEAQLLAMKVFGNGDIAYTWSDIYIEAIDDSILMGADVINMSLGSTAGFVKPDDPEQQAVKRAVDNGLVVAISGGNSEKFGSPFDPLAKNPDIGVVGSPGTTFESFQVASSDNVIYLYKHGIQAPGIANDIVGYGIDDWADRLSSTTGLELTAIGGSKLGALEDYEGIDVTGKVVLVSRGSYSFRDKTAWASQKGAIGILVYDHGLSTFYKNQGGWEIPFAMISKEEGLALEELLADGTININVEFIEKNLSPTSGYLSDFSSWGLAPNLVFKPEITAPGGSIISTDQNNGYQMMSGTSMASPHVAGGSALVLQFVEEKFPELQGAQKVEMVKNLMMSTANPVLEPITDDVSEYTSPRRQGAGVMDLYKATTADAIVVDKLTNMSKVALNEVDNSINFTVKVKNLTYRPLFYKVSGTVATDLVDEGFILGKPQPIVNEDNETPIKFKFKYNFFNMFNNINKLSNENNIEYNFNELNEIKEMINIEDEANIKNMTKAEFESRCDLDCFENLIFVPIKGSVDVKVSIDLDDAKALVSDATLDELFENGAFVEGFVQFKDILSDNGNNDLSIPYCGFYGDWDQAPILDGTLYDEESFYGAAGILGTYGDDLFYLGEKTDGSFDSSKIAFSPNGDDAYDNMLPLLSLLRNARYIDMDILDANDTKILDFVDEDCIPKSYCDGSSADMYYFEPAWMWDGTIDGEVVPDGQYYLQVKTVIDYPDARWNTNTFPIYVDTVAPVINNLDFSQETGILTTDATDEGISIYEYILFENGAILQRNDTGQFNINELDSGEHNVRVLVLDYANNLGVSNEITVVAE